Proteins encoded by one window of Rhodamnia argentea isolate NSW1041297 chromosome 6, ASM2092103v1, whole genome shotgun sequence:
- the LOC115741479 gene encoding adenylate kinase 4 isoform X1 has product MANLEDVPSLDLMTELLRRMKCSSKPDKRLILIGPPGSGKGTQSPIIKDEYCLCHLATGDMLRAAVAAKTPLGVKAKEAMDKGELVSDDLVVGIIDEAMKKPSCQKGFILDGFPRTVVQAQKLDEMLEKQGTKVDKVLNFAIDDAILEERITGRWIHPSSGRTYHTKFAPPRVPGIDDVSGEPLIQRKDDTAAVLKSRLEGFHKQTEPVIDYYSKKGMVANLHAEKPPKDVTVEVQTALSS; this is encoded by the exons ATGGCCAACTTGGAAGACGTGCCCTCCCTCGATCTCATGACGGAGCTCCTCCGTCGCATGAAGTGCAGCTCCAAGCCCGACAAACGCCTCATCCTCATTG GCCCACCTGGATCAGGAAAAGGTACTCAGTCGCCCATTATCAAGGATGAATACTGCTTGTGCCACTTGGCAACTGGTGATATGTTAAGAGCTGCTGTTGCTGCAAAAACCCCTCTTGGAGTTAAGGCTAAAGAAGCTATGGACAAG GGTGAGCTTGTTTCTGATGACTTGGTTGTTGGCATTATTGATGAAGCAATGAAAAAGCCTTCATGCCAGAAAGGCTTTATTCTTGATGGCTTCCCAAGGACTGTGGTCCAAGCTCAGAAG CTTGATGAAATGCTGGAAAAGCAGGGCACTAAAGTTGATAAGGTGCTCAACTTTGCTATTGATGATGCAATATTGGAGGAGAGGATCACCGGCCGCTGGATACACCCTTCAAGTGGCAGAACCTACCACACAAAGTTTGCACCTCCCAGGGTTCCAGGGATTGATGAT GTCTCTGGGGAACCTTTGATTCAGCGAAAGGATGATACGGCAGCTGTTCTGAAGTCAAGACTGGAGGGTTTCCACAAGCAAACTGAGCCC GTGATTGATTATTACTCCAAAAAGGGAATGGTCGCAAATCTTCATGCCGAGAAACCTCCCAAGGATGTCACAGTAGAGGTCCAGACTGCGCTTTCATCATGA
- the LOC115741479 gene encoding adenylate kinase 4 isoform X2, protein MANLEDVPSLDLMTELLRRMKCSSKPDKRLILIGPPGSGKGTQSPIIKDEYCLCHLATGDMLRAAVAAKTPLGVKAKEAMDKGELVSDDLVVGIIDEAMKKPSCQKGFILDGFPRTVVQAQKLDEMLEKQGTKVDKVLNFAIDDAILEERITGRWIHPSSGRTYHTKFAPPRVPGIDDVSFLIPRSFS, encoded by the exons ATGGCCAACTTGGAAGACGTGCCCTCCCTCGATCTCATGACGGAGCTCCTCCGTCGCATGAAGTGCAGCTCCAAGCCCGACAAACGCCTCATCCTCATTG GCCCACCTGGATCAGGAAAAGGTACTCAGTCGCCCATTATCAAGGATGAATACTGCTTGTGCCACTTGGCAACTGGTGATATGTTAAGAGCTGCTGTTGCTGCAAAAACCCCTCTTGGAGTTAAGGCTAAAGAAGCTATGGACAAG GGTGAGCTTGTTTCTGATGACTTGGTTGTTGGCATTATTGATGAAGCAATGAAAAAGCCTTCATGCCAGAAAGGCTTTATTCTTGATGGCTTCCCAAGGACTGTGGTCCAAGCTCAGAAG CTTGATGAAATGCTGGAAAAGCAGGGCACTAAAGTTGATAAGGTGCTCAACTTTGCTATTGATGATGCAATATTGGAGGAGAGGATCACCGGCCGCTGGATACACCCTTCAAGTGGCAGAACCTACCACACAAAGTTTGCACCTCCCAGGGTTCCAGGGATTGATGATGTAAGCTTCTTGATTCCAAGGTCTTTTAGTTAG